The window CGAAAGTAAAGGAAATGAATGgagaataaaagtaagataCAACAGTTGGTTGTCACAAAGTATTATAAACCACGTTCACCATCGAACTCACCTTACGTTGCAAGCTGCCACACCTTCGTGTTCGAAAACACGATTCGTACTTCTAATTctcacttctctctttctctttcttcatttttaaatatttttattcgaactaATATACTTTACTTTCGAATGGTATCGCTGTCGTTGCGAAAAATTCGAACGATGCAAGTCACAGATCACAGAAAAAACAAAGCACCGGATGTTGCTTGGATATCTCAtgcagagagtgagagagagagagagagagaaagagagagagagagagagagagagagagaaagagagatatagacaCGTTTCGAGACGCGAGCCATTCTCTGagtacacgcgcgcgcgctccAACGCAAGAGGGATGGAGATAGGAATGGcggggaagaagaggaaggacaTAAAAACAATGCAATCATAATGATCACATTCTCgcaagaagagagaaattttcttccttaccTTGTCCATGAAGTTTTTACTATCACCGAAAATAAAACAACGGACAAACGTAATTCCATCgcacttctctttctatcacgaGATTGTCTCCTGATAGTTCCCGGGACACGATTATTACGTATGTTCTCGAGTGTTTACGTGCTCGAAAGCCAATACAGAAACAACGCGCGAcgtaaacgaaacgaaatagaTGACGATAACGATGATTCTTTAGCGTCAACCAAAGTATCACTCGATGTACCGCAAAACGAGAAAGCGCCATCTATTGGACGACTAGTAATTCCCTTATATCGAATATCGTATGGTATtcgaatattatatacaatacttCCTCCAATTAGAGAACAGCTTTTATTTACGCGCGTTGATTTGAATTTTCTAATacgtatcgtcgtaaaattCATATCCCGTTCGTAGatttttaatctatatatatatatatatatatatatatatatatatatatatatatcaaaattgtttttaattattttaaaaatgagatTGCGAGAATTATGTGATTATATAAacgatagatattatcgtgaaCGAAACGCTATCAATTTCTTCCTTATCGTTTACCTTGAAATAAATGGCGTCGCTAGTAGcaaatgcatatatgtattatggttatatatatatttttgaattgaTCATGGTGTCGTCATCTTACAATACTACTTTGACTTTTGACATATGTGCATCTCTTTGTTTGATAGAGTTGTAACttttaaaaaagtatattgaACGGTAACGACAAGAGGTtatgatagataaaaatatacgataaattttatcgagaATTTCCTCGACTCGTTAAGATTAGTCCACTAAAGTAAAAACGTAGTATGGTCAGTTTTTTAAGAACGAACCTTTAAGTCGAGTTCCTTTtccgttattgttgttttttttttttccagtttCAACACGTGAGTAATACTTTATACTTCTTTCGTTAATTCAACGAGAATATTCTacgacgtatatatgtacggtttataattttcatattagcATGTTgacatgaaatgcaatttatgTTCGATAtcacatttataatttaccatgattattatttttcgtttttttttttttttttcttttgttctctctttttatcaaagtctcattcaaattatttGCAGACGATGTCTTGGTTTTTTGGCAAAAAGAAACATCAGAAGGAATCGCCAGTTGAATCGACTGAAGATCTTACATCTACTAGCatagaaaatgaatttgaaaatGTTGAAAGACAAATGTATCCTGTACCTCAAAATTCTCAGGATGGAATACCTTATCCTGGTGGTGGCCTATATCCACTCATAAATGACGCTTCAACTTATCCTACACTACCTACAAATTCAGCTAAACAAAATCAGCAAGGGGATATGCAACATTATTTAAGTGGAGTACCATTCAAATTATGTAAACAATTGGAGAGTAATATGAATGATTTTGAGATTGATAGGTTACGtgcaaatgaaattttatcttttatccaaAGAATAGAGGAGCAAAATTTAGATTATGATTTTTCACATGAAAAGAGTGTCATTACGGAAATGAATAGCACTAGTGATGAGTAATCAATAAATgttatctaaatatttatagGCAAAAAGCGATTTcgttttctaaatatatatatgaaacagataaaatatcttttatctattattacatATGTTACAATGaattttgatatttcaatattGTTTAGAGAATACACGTTAACTTAAAAGTAATtgctttgttcttttttttttttttcttttgtatatttattgctTATATGTAATTATGATGTAATACTTTATGAATTTGGAATAGATAAATTTCCAGGTATATGGctctattaaatataattaaaatagtttTAATTAGTGACAATGTATATCTTAGCAAATTGTTgacaaaaaaagtattaacatATTAATCGTATGTTTAAACCATATTTCTGCTGCCAAGCTTGCAATGTATAATGATACTTATATTTCCTTACGTGCTCAGGAAGAAACTTGTAGGCAGATACATGACACAAACTGTGCACAAGGacatattcttgatatttaaTAGTTATATAAACAGCATGTGTgtcattgtaaatattgtttacaagttgtatatttatcattgttgATGATGATTAAATGCCATTACTTAATGT of the Vespa crabro chromosome 4, iyVesCrab1.2, whole genome shotgun sequence genome contains:
- the LOC124423296 gene encoding uncharacterized protein LOC124423296 is translated as MSWFFGKKKHQKESPVESTEDLTSTSIENEFENVERQMYPVPQNSQDGIPYPGGGLYPLINDASTYPTLPTNSAKQNQQGDMQHYLSGVPFKLCKQLESNMNDFEIDRLRANEILSFIQRIEEQNLDYDFSHEKSVITEMNSTSDE